From Alcaligenes faecalis, the proteins below share one genomic window:
- the glcE gene encoding glycolate oxidase subunit GlcE encodes MSTVEHKSQDRSAELLEQVQQALATKTPLRLQGGNTKSFLGKAVQGQELSLAGHEGVVDYDPAELVVTVRAGTSLQALETVLNEQGQCLPFEPPLFDGQATVGGATACGLSGPRRPWVGSLRDYVLGCRLISGMGTHMRFGGQVMKNVAGYDVSRLMVGAQGSLGVITEVSFKVLPRPRSRASLVLEVDQQEIAGLLRSWRDQSRPITGAAWQDGRLHLRLEGGDSSVQLAQEQIGGEALDLSYWDDLCEQRLEFFKQPGTLWRIALPVDAPVQTWPGQILVDWGGTQLWLKSDAPAEQIHAQAQALKGHARCWSGSGAGQDVLPESLLIWHQRLKQQLDPAAIFNPGRLFPSAESTCKHN; translated from the coding sequence ATGAGTACCGTAGAACATAAGAGTCAGGATCGCAGCGCTGAGTTGCTGGAGCAGGTTCAGCAAGCCCTGGCCACGAAAACCCCTTTGCGTTTGCAGGGTGGCAATACCAAATCCTTTCTAGGCAAAGCCGTGCAAGGGCAAGAGTTGAGCTTGGCCGGCCATGAAGGTGTGGTCGATTACGACCCGGCGGAGCTGGTGGTCACGGTGCGTGCCGGGACGTCCTTGCAAGCTCTGGAAACGGTCTTGAACGAACAAGGCCAATGCCTGCCTTTTGAGCCTCCTTTGTTTGATGGCCAAGCCACGGTTGGTGGAGCCACCGCCTGTGGTTTGTCGGGGCCGCGTCGGCCTTGGGTAGGCTCATTACGAGACTATGTGCTGGGCTGCCGTTTGATCAGTGGCATGGGTACGCATATGCGCTTTGGTGGCCAGGTCATGAAGAACGTCGCCGGTTATGACGTGTCGCGACTGATGGTCGGTGCACAGGGTTCCCTGGGTGTAATTACCGAGGTGTCTTTCAAAGTCTTGCCTCGTCCTCGTAGTCGCGCCAGTCTGGTTCTGGAGGTGGATCAGCAGGAAATTGCGGGTCTGTTGCGTAGCTGGCGTGATCAAAGTCGCCCCATTACGGGCGCAGCGTGGCAGGACGGGCGTTTGCATTTGCGTCTGGAAGGTGGCGACAGCTCAGTGCAATTGGCTCAGGAGCAAATTGGCGGAGAAGCTTTGGACTTGTCCTATTGGGATGATTTGTGCGAGCAGCGCCTGGAGTTTTTCAAGCAGCCCGGCACCTTGTGGCGAATCGCCTTGCCAGTGGATGCTCCCGTACAAACATGGCCCGGCCAGATTCTGGTGGATTGGGGTGGGACACAGCTGTGGCTGAAATCCGATGCGCCTGCCGAGCAGATTCATGCGCAAGCTCAAGCCTTGAAAGGGCATGCCCGTTGCTGGTCCGGATCAGGCGCCGGGCAGGATGTCTTGCCCGAGTCCTTGTTGATATGGCATCAGCGCTTGAAGCAACAGCTGGACCCTGCTGCCATTTTTAATCCAGGTCGTCTCTTTCCTTCGGCGGAGTCCACATGCAAACACAACTGA
- the glcF gene encoding glycolate oxidase subunit GlcF yields MQTQLTPWAQQLPQAEQAQAILRSCVHCGFCNATCPTYLDQGNELDGPRGRIYLIKMFLEGKATSELTQHHLDRCLSCRNCETTCPSGVKYHNLLDIGRAALEPKVKRPLKDRAMRVALTQILPEPGRVGALLGVARTMRPLLPSSLQEKIPPKQNADLTRPAQRHSKRVLMLEGCVQPAMAPSINAATARVLDRLGISVTPIAQAGCCGASSFHLGAQEQGLEQARRNIDAWWPQIEQGAVAIVQTSSGCGAFVKEYVDLFRNDPAYAERARRVSELAKDLVEVLEEQPLEECLNTQTRPRLAFHCPCTLQHAQKLGGRVEAVLTRLGFDLGAVPDSHLCCGSAGTYSLTQPEIAGRLRDRKMDALESSKPDLIVTANMACGNHLNGAGRTAVKHWIELVDEFLST; encoded by the coding sequence ATGCAAACACAACTGACACCATGGGCTCAGCAACTGCCGCAAGCCGAGCAAGCCCAGGCCATTTTGCGCTCCTGTGTGCATTGCGGGTTCTGTAATGCCACCTGTCCCACCTATCTGGACCAGGGCAATGAGCTGGACGGTCCCCGTGGCCGTATTTACCTGATCAAGATGTTCCTGGAAGGCAAGGCTACCTCGGAATTGACCCAGCATCACCTGGATCGCTGCCTGAGCTGCCGTAACTGTGAAACGACCTGTCCTTCGGGGGTGAAATATCACAACTTGCTGGATATAGGTCGGGCCGCTTTGGAACCCAAAGTAAAGCGGCCTTTGAAGGACCGCGCCATGCGAGTCGCCTTGACGCAAATTCTGCCTGAGCCTGGTCGAGTCGGTGCCTTGCTGGGGGTCGCGCGAACCATGCGCCCCTTGCTGCCATCTTCTTTACAGGAAAAAATTCCGCCCAAGCAAAATGCGGATTTGACGCGACCTGCACAGCGACACAGCAAACGAGTCCTGATGCTGGAAGGCTGTGTGCAGCCAGCCATGGCACCTTCCATTAACGCCGCGACGGCCCGAGTGCTGGATCGCTTGGGCATTAGCGTGACGCCCATCGCTCAGGCGGGCTGCTGTGGTGCCTCGTCCTTTCACTTGGGTGCGCAAGAGCAAGGCCTGGAGCAGGCGCGTCGCAATATCGACGCTTGGTGGCCGCAGATCGAACAAGGGGCGGTAGCGATTGTGCAGACCTCCAGCGGCTGCGGGGCCTTCGTGAAAGAGTACGTGGACTTGTTCAGAAATGATCCGGCCTATGCCGAGCGCGCTCGCCGTGTCAGTGAACTGGCCAAGGATCTGGTCGAAGTGCTGGAGGAGCAGCCTTTGGAGGAATGCCTGAACACGCAAACCCGCCCACGTCTGGCTTTTCATTGCCCTTGTACTTTGCAGCATGCGCAAAAACTGGGTGGGCGAGTCGAAGCTGTATTGACTCGTCTGGGTTTCGACCTGGGCGCTGTGCCGGATAGCCACCTGTGCTGCGGTTCGGCTGGCACCTATTCGTTGACTCAACCCGAGATCGCAGGACGCCTGCGTGATCGCAAGATGGATGCGCTGGAAAGCAGCAAGCCTGACCTGATTGTCACGGCCAATATGGCCTGCGGGAATCATTTGAATGGAGCGGGTCGGACTGCGGTCAAGCATTGGATTGAGTTGGTGGATGAGTTTTTGTCTACCTGA
- a CDS encoding APC family permease codes for MSHIDARSVSKPGLIPGQLGTADIIFMILACAAPLGVLGGLVPLAFAFGNGAGTPGTMLLICLVMLIFAVGYVRMIPHVRNVGAFYAYIATSLNKQVGVAAAYVAIIAYICASTSTLGAMAFFSTDFVQEVFGVTTRWEMWAAISVALIAYLSYRKITMAAKVLAVLLILEVAFILVLDVLILYHVGFTGLDFSSFTPAAVLAPGFGISIIYAINGVVGFEATAIYREEARNSLVTIPRATYGAILVLGTFYVFSSWCLVLSVTPEKLQAVAAADPGRLLTGMGEQYLGELGRHALNLLVVTSLFAAALGFANNIARYLFAVARDGLIPAVLGKVHPQHGSPYVACIFLTCIFIVVIGAFALAGLDPLLNLATSLSSMGAVGLMCLLTTTSFSICVFFIRRGEYSLAKTGAPLLAGLLLAIATCLSLANYSALTGTDSVLVNNLPFLFLVVVIAGYLHGSWLKRNRPSVYLKVGSTRVEEEVLVPAAA; via the coding sequence ATGAGCCACATTGATGCGCGATCAGTGTCCAAGCCGGGTTTGATTCCTGGTCAATTGGGCACTGCTGACATTATTTTCATGATTCTGGCCTGTGCTGCCCCTTTGGGGGTGTTGGGCGGGCTGGTTCCACTGGCTTTTGCGTTTGGCAATGGTGCGGGCACACCTGGCACCATGCTGCTGATTTGCCTGGTGATGCTGATCTTTGCGGTGGGCTATGTGCGCATGATTCCCCATGTACGAAATGTGGGGGCCTTTTACGCCTATATTGCGACCAGCCTGAACAAACAGGTGGGGGTGGCAGCCGCCTATGTGGCCATCATTGCCTATATCTGCGCATCTACCTCCACCTTGGGGGCGATGGCCTTTTTTTCCACTGATTTTGTGCAAGAGGTTTTCGGCGTCACTACACGCTGGGAAATGTGGGCCGCGATCAGTGTTGCCTTGATTGCCTACCTAAGCTATCGAAAAATTACGATGGCGGCCAAAGTGCTGGCGGTGTTGTTGATTCTGGAGGTGGCCTTCATTCTGGTGCTGGATGTGCTGATTTTGTACCACGTCGGATTTACTGGCCTGGATTTCAGCAGCTTTACGCCTGCTGCCGTGCTGGCGCCTGGTTTTGGTATCTCCATTATCTATGCCATCAATGGCGTGGTTGGCTTTGAGGCAACCGCTATTTATCGAGAAGAGGCCAGAAATAGCCTGGTGACGATTCCACGGGCAACCTACGGTGCCATTTTGGTGTTGGGGACGTTTTATGTCTTTTCTTCCTGGTGCCTGGTGTTGAGCGTGACTCCCGAGAAACTGCAGGCAGTGGCCGCCGCAGACCCGGGACGTTTGCTCACCGGCATGGGTGAACAATATTTGGGCGAGTTAGGCCGTCATGCATTGAATCTGTTGGTGGTGACCAGCCTGTTTGCCGCTGCCCTGGGCTTTGCCAACAATATTGCCCGCTACTTGTTTGCGGTGGCGCGCGACGGTTTGATTCCGGCTGTGCTGGGCAAGGTTCATCCGCAACATGGTTCGCCGTATGTGGCGTGTATCTTCTTGACCTGTATTTTTATTGTGGTGATTGGCGCTTTTGCCTTGGCCGGCCTGGACCCTTTGCTCAATCTGGCGACAAGTCTTTCATCCATGGGGGCCGTGGGCTTGATGTGTTTGCTCACGACTACATCTTTTTCTATCTGCGTCTTTTTCATCCGACGTGGTGAATATTCTTTGGCCAAGACAGGCGCCCCTTTGCTAGCGGGTCTGCTCCTGGCCATTGCGACCTGCTTGTCACTGGCTAATTATTCGGCACTGACAGGTACGGACTCTGTTCTGGTCAATAACCTGCCATTTCTGTTCCTGGTGGTGGTCATTGCGGGCTATCTGCATGGCAGTTGGCTGAAACGCAATCGGCCATCGGTCTACCTCAAAGTGGGCTCCACCCGAGTTGAGGAGGAGGTACTGGTACCCGCAGCCGCCTGA
- a CDS encoding AraC family transcriptional regulator, with protein MNTRFADQAREHLSAILAPHRLELDTRQAVCFTHNRLLLQGLSLHFIEYGVPAGVVSLEAQELSDHYLFKIPLSGMAQYRQAGAHFEVRPGMLYVVHPGETFVSSMSADYTHLTLQLNAALIDSLDEEDGLSPGGQRAFFEIARINADGQARALSGILQAICEDTTSGASLLGLPAFRQTIEKIVVNAVRALPRKLAQPACSATTSPAPFFIKRAEEYMHAHLTASICVDDLVQAVGVSRRTLHAGFRNFRQTTPGAQLKRMRLEAARSALLDARETGENVTDIATRYGFFHLGKFARDFRARFGQSPSEVLKPR; from the coding sequence ATGAATACACGGTTTGCGGATCAGGCGCGTGAACACTTGAGCGCAATTCTCGCCCCGCATCGGTTAGAACTGGATACGCGGCAAGCCGTGTGTTTTACGCATAATCGCTTGCTGCTGCAGGGACTCTCCTTGCATTTCATCGAGTATGGCGTACCCGCTGGTGTTGTCAGCCTTGAGGCCCAGGAACTGAGCGATCACTACTTGTTCAAGATTCCGTTAAGTGGCATGGCCCAGTACCGTCAGGCGGGTGCTCATTTTGAGGTTCGGCCAGGTATGTTGTATGTCGTGCATCCCGGAGAGACATTTGTTTCCTCAATGTCGGCAGACTACACCCACCTGACCTTGCAGCTGAATGCGGCACTGATTGATTCCCTGGATGAGGAAGATGGGCTAAGTCCAGGGGGGCAGCGTGCCTTTTTTGAAATAGCTCGTATCAATGCCGACGGTCAGGCACGGGCCTTGTCAGGAATCTTGCAGGCGATTTGCGAGGACACGACCAGTGGCGCTTCTTTGCTGGGCTTGCCCGCATTTCGGCAGACCATTGAAAAAATAGTCGTTAATGCCGTTCGTGCCTTGCCACGCAAATTAGCGCAACCCGCTTGCTCGGCAACAACGAGTCCGGCTCCGTTTTTCATCAAACGAGCAGAAGAATATATGCATGCTCATTTAACGGCCTCCATCTGTGTTGACGATCTGGTGCAGGCGGTGGGCGTCAGCCGTCGCACCTTGCATGCCGGATTTCGCAATTTCCGGCAGACCACACCTGGCGCACAGTTAAAGCGCATGCGGCTGGAGGCAGCCCGATCCGCCTTGCTGGATGCTCGGGAAACAGGGGAGAACGTCACGGACATCGCGACACGTTATGGCTTTTTCCATCTGGGAAAGTTTGCACGTGATTTCAGGGCGCGATTCGGTCAAAGCCCCTCCGAAGTCCTCAAACCTCGCTGA
- a CDS encoding aldehyde dehydrogenase family protein translates to MSVEIELRLDNDYGSLGQSTRSFLDSSHGFHIGGKQVRAASTYALQDPSTGQVFAHAGQARMLDVADAVSAAKKALGGAWSRYRPHQREACLLRLADLLEQHARPLSEIETVCSGRLLQNTLHVDVHYSAHVLRYMAGWATKLSGRTTPLSVPYVPDGELDGFTFREAVGVVAAIVPWNVALGIAIWKIAPALAAGCTIVLKPAPQTPLTALYLAQLALEAGLPEGVLNVVTGSEPEVGVALVRDPDVDMVSFTGSTEVGRQIALDAAGAFKRFSLELGGKSPVIIAQDADLSRAIPQAAWAIFANHGQNCCAGSRLYAHARVFDEVVDGISAIAESITLGAPLDSQSAMGPLVNRAHSQRVLAYVQEGIREGASLRTGGQGLDHPGAYVRPTVLAGVSPQMRVVREEIFGPVLVAASFENDAQAVSLANDSEFGLGASIWSRDLDRVRYMTRKLQAGSVWVNTHNTLDVSLPFGGWKSSGMGHDLSEEAVLAHTRLKSSVHHYLQTDTTDLP, encoded by the coding sequence ATGTCTGTGGAGATTGAATTGCGTCTGGACAATGATTATGGATCGCTCGGGCAGAGCACGCGCTCTTTTCTGGACTCGTCACATGGCTTTCATATCGGTGGAAAGCAGGTCAGGGCTGCGTCGACGTATGCGTTGCAAGACCCAAGCACCGGGCAGGTTTTCGCCCATGCCGGACAGGCTCGGATGCTGGATGTGGCAGATGCCGTATCGGCAGCCAAAAAGGCTTTAGGGGGAGCTTGGTCAAGGTATCGCCCCCATCAGCGTGAGGCCTGTTTGCTGCGCCTGGCTGATTTGCTGGAGCAACATGCTCGCCCCTTGTCGGAAATCGAGACAGTGTGTAGCGGGCGCTTGTTGCAGAACACCTTGCATGTTGACGTGCATTACTCGGCTCATGTGTTGCGTTATATGGCGGGTTGGGCGACCAAACTATCGGGGCGAACGACCCCTTTGTCGGTTCCCTATGTGCCTGACGGCGAGCTGGATGGTTTCACGTTTCGAGAAGCTGTAGGAGTGGTGGCTGCCATTGTCCCCTGGAATGTTGCTCTGGGGATTGCGATCTGGAAAATTGCACCGGCACTGGCGGCGGGCTGCACTATCGTTTTGAAGCCGGCACCCCAAACTCCGCTGACTGCTTTGTACCTGGCACAGCTGGCGCTGGAGGCAGGCCTGCCTGAAGGGGTACTTAATGTGGTGACAGGCAGTGAGCCTGAGGTGGGGGTTGCGTTAGTGCGGGACCCGGATGTGGACATGGTGAGTTTTACCGGTTCTACCGAGGTTGGCAGGCAGATTGCGCTGGATGCGGCAGGGGCTTTCAAACGTTTCAGCCTGGAGTTAGGCGGTAAATCGCCCGTCATTATTGCCCAGGATGCCGATCTGTCGCGTGCTATTCCTCAGGCCGCTTGGGCCATCTTTGCCAATCATGGTCAGAACTGTTGTGCGGGATCACGCCTGTATGCTCATGCCCGTGTCTTTGATGAGGTTGTTGACGGTATTAGTGCGATTGCCGAGTCCATCACGTTGGGAGCTCCACTGGATTCGCAAAGTGCGATGGGCCCCTTGGTCAATCGCGCTCACAGTCAGCGTGTGCTCGCTTACGTGCAAGAAGGGATTCGAGAAGGAGCCTCGTTGCGCACGGGCGGGCAAGGCCTGGATCATCCTGGGGCTTATGTACGGCCGACGGTGCTTGCTGGGGTGAGCCCGCAGATGCGGGTCGTGCGTGAAGAAATATTTGGCCCTGTTCTGGTGGCTGCCTCGTTTGAGAATGATGCCCAGGCGGTGAGCTTGGCTAATGACTCCGAGTTTGGATTGGGTGCCAGCATCTGGAGTCGGGATCTGGACCGGGTGCGCTATATGACGCGCAAGCTTCAGGCCGGCTCTGTCTGGGTGAATACCCACAATACGCTTGATGTCAGCTTGCCATTTGGTGGCTGGAAGAGCTCGGGCATGGGGCATGACCTGAGCGAGGAGGCGGTTTTGGCACATACCCGTCTGAAGAGTTCCGTTCACCACTATCTGCAGACGGACACAACGGATTTGCCTTGA
- a CDS encoding aldehyde dehydrogenase family protein, translated as MKQASVLNPDLALSEIRMPEGLLLLDGKLSGASPSARRIDVLNPATGEFITTIPACTAADVDHAVMAAHRCFESQAWRSMRPLDRGRLLERLALLIEEHAEELAQLESLDSGKLLSVTRMIDIPFAIEALRYFAGWSSKISGEYIALSPLVQDGASYRAYTERKPMGVVGGITPWNFPLGQAIQKLAPAIACGCTVVLKPSEETSLTTLRLGELILEAGFPAGAVNIVTGYGHDVGAALVEHPLVRKISFTGSTATGQRIWAAAAPTMKRVTLELGGKSPTIILADADLSRAVPGAAAAIFSNSGQICTAGSRLLIEAAVYEEVIAGVADIARTLKLGSGADPQAQIGPLISARQRERVAGLVRSSLDEGAVALAGGDMIGEAGWFYQPTVLTEVSREMPVMREEVFGPVVCALRIEESSQLVDLANDTPYGLAASIWTRDLERAHLLADRIDAGTVWLNTHNVLDLAVPFGGRKLSGVGREFGSEAIQAYTEPKAVCMRLDRGAMVGY; from the coding sequence ATGAAGCAAGCATCTGTTTTAAATCCGGACCTGGCCTTATCTGAAATACGTATGCCTGAAGGCCTGTTGTTATTGGATGGAAAGCTCAGTGGGGCCTCCCCGTCAGCACGACGGATTGATGTGCTCAATCCGGCAACGGGCGAGTTTATTACGACGATTCCAGCTTGTACGGCGGCGGATGTCGACCATGCTGTCATGGCGGCCCACCGTTGTTTTGAGAGTCAGGCCTGGCGGTCCATGCGTCCTTTGGACAGGGGGCGGCTGTTGGAGCGTTTGGCTTTGCTGATCGAAGAACATGCAGAGGAACTGGCTCAGCTCGAGTCCCTGGATAGCGGCAAGCTGTTAAGTGTCACACGCATGATTGATATTCCTTTTGCGATCGAGGCGCTGCGTTATTTTGCAGGTTGGAGTTCTAAAATTTCCGGCGAATATATTGCCCTTTCACCTCTGGTTCAGGATGGGGCGTCCTACCGGGCTTATACCGAACGCAAGCCCATGGGCGTCGTGGGCGGAATTACCCCTTGGAACTTTCCTCTGGGACAAGCTATTCAGAAATTGGCACCGGCAATCGCTTGTGGATGTACCGTTGTCCTCAAACCATCTGAAGAAACCTCCTTGACGACCTTGCGCTTGGGGGAGTTAATTCTGGAGGCGGGCTTTCCAGCAGGTGCAGTCAATATTGTCACGGGCTATGGCCATGATGTAGGAGCGGCTCTGGTCGAACATCCCCTGGTGCGCAAGATCTCGTTTACTGGCTCTACCGCGACAGGGCAGCGAATTTGGGCAGCAGCGGCACCGACCATGAAACGTGTCACTCTGGAGCTGGGTGGCAAATCCCCCACCATTATTTTGGCCGATGCTGATTTGAGCCGAGCAGTGCCTGGGGCGGCTGCCGCTATTTTTTCCAATTCAGGTCAGATATGTACAGCGGGCTCGCGCTTGTTGATTGAGGCCGCGGTGTATGAGGAAGTGATTGCGGGTGTGGCCGATATCGCCAGGACGCTGAAATTGGGATCGGGTGCTGATCCGCAAGCTCAAATAGGTCCATTGATCTCTGCTCGCCAGCGGGAGCGGGTGGCTGGCCTGGTTCGCTCCAGTCTGGATGAGGGGGCGGTGGCATTGGCAGGCGGCGATATGATTGGCGAGGCAGGCTGGTTTTATCAGCCTACCGTGTTGACGGAGGTATCGCGTGAAATGCCTGTGATGCGTGAGGAAGTGTTTGGACCTGTGGTCTGCGCCTTGCGTATCGAGGAGTCCTCACAACTGGTCGATCTGGCCAATGACACGCCCTACGGTCTGGCCGCCAGTATCTGGACGCGTGATCTGGAGCGGGCTCACCTGCTTGCGGATCGAATTGATGCCGGGACGGTGTGGCTCAATACCCATAATGTGCTGGATTTGGCCGTGCCGTTTGGCGGTCGGAAACTGTCCGGGGTGGGGCGTGAGTTTGGCAGCGAGGCTATCCAGGCCTACACCGAACCGAAGGCAGTTTGTATGCGTCTGGATCGTGGAGCGATGGTTGGCTATTAA
- a CDS encoding NAD(P)/FAD-dependent oxidoreductase, which produces MAPVITPVSSSIELPDSSTVVIIGAGIIGLSAALTLAERGIPVVVLEKGCIAGEQSSRNLGWVRKMSRAAPDVPLALAADQLWSQMPERLGADVGYRQAGIMYLARSEAEMQQHEQWLASVRHLSLDSRLLNPSQINDMVPGGQGRWAGGIYTPSDGRAEPTLACSAIAQAALKKGVLIVENCAVRNLIMSAGRVSGVMTERGAIHCEQVLLAGGLWSRRFLGNLGVSLPTLPLVASVVRTAPLEGPADIAVGAPDFSFRKRLDGGFTITQRGALYAPLMLDSLLLGRQYLPMLRAQWKNVRISLGRDFLSDLMLGRRWKGHQISPFERIRTMDPPTLPALNTEAMNNLIAAWPVFQHAIIKQAWGGMIDVTPDSLPVICKLEQTPGLTLASGFSGHGFGTGPAAGQLAADLICDTTPLVDPAPYRLDRFQR; this is translated from the coding sequence GTGGCTCCCGTCATCACTCCTGTATCCAGCTCTATCGAGCTGCCAGACTCTTCAACCGTTGTTATTATCGGCGCGGGCATCATTGGCCTTAGCGCCGCCCTGACCCTGGCCGAACGCGGCATCCCCGTTGTTGTGCTTGAAAAGGGCTGTATCGCAGGCGAGCAATCCTCCCGCAATCTAGGCTGGGTGCGCAAAATGAGCCGTGCGGCACCTGATGTACCGTTGGCCCTGGCCGCCGACCAGCTCTGGTCCCAAATGCCTGAACGCCTCGGAGCCGATGTGGGCTACCGTCAGGCTGGCATTATGTACCTGGCCCGCAGCGAGGCTGAAATGCAGCAGCATGAGCAATGGCTAGCCTCGGTTCGGCATCTATCGCTGGACTCTCGCCTGCTCAATCCTTCCCAGATCAATGATATGGTGCCTGGTGGTCAGGGTCGGTGGGCGGGCGGTATTTATACCCCTTCTGATGGTCGCGCCGAACCCACCTTGGCCTGCAGTGCCATTGCGCAGGCTGCCCTGAAAAAAGGGGTTCTGATCGTCGAAAACTGTGCCGTCCGTAACTTGATCATGTCAGCAGGCCGCGTCAGTGGCGTCATGACCGAACGCGGCGCAATACACTGCGAACAGGTGCTGTTGGCAGGCGGCCTCTGGTCTCGACGCTTTCTGGGGAATCTGGGAGTCTCACTGCCAACACTGCCCCTGGTGGCCTCTGTCGTGCGCACCGCTCCTTTGGAGGGCCCTGCGGATATTGCCGTCGGTGCCCCCGACTTCTCATTTCGCAAGCGCCTGGACGGCGGCTTTACCATTACGCAACGCGGGGCTCTGTATGCTCCCTTGATGCTGGACAGTCTGTTACTGGGCAGGCAGTACCTGCCCATGCTGCGTGCTCAATGGAAAAATGTACGTATTTCTCTAGGCCGTGACTTCCTGTCGGATCTTATGTTGGGACGCCGCTGGAAGGGACATCAAATTTCCCCTTTCGAACGTATCAGAACGATGGACCCACCTACCTTGCCTGCTCTGAATACAGAAGCCATGAACAACTTGATTGCAGCCTGGCCCGTTTTTCAGCACGCCATTATCAAGCAAGCCTGGGGGGGCATGATTGATGTCACCCCGGATTCCCTGCCCGTCATTTGCAAGCTAGAACAGACTCCTGGGCTCACCTTGGCCAGTGGATTTTCAGGCCACGGTTTTGGTACTGGTCCGGCCGCTGGTCAATTGGCCGCAGATCTGATCTGCGATACTACTCCTCTCGTCGATCCGGCTCCCTATCGCCTCGATCGTTTTCAACGATAA
- a CDS encoding Rid family hydrolase, with protein MTSIVKVKTGSKFEELGSYSRLVAVDNLIFMSNTAGRNPRTKLIPTDLREQTLQVLSNIETALASVDACLADIVAARVFIQFPEDVDTIMQVYGEKMRGINPTLTMTSPPLGSPEYRVEIEVTAYRGASKGTIKELTITP; from the coding sequence ATGACCTCTATCGTCAAAGTCAAAACGGGCTCCAAATTTGAAGAGTTGGGCAGCTACTCGCGTTTGGTTGCCGTCGACAATCTGATCTTCATGTCCAACACCGCCGGACGCAATCCCCGTACCAAGCTGATTCCCACCGACTTGCGCGAACAAACACTGCAAGTACTGAGCAATATCGAAACCGCACTGGCCTCAGTCGACGCCTGTCTGGCAGATATTGTTGCTGCTCGCGTCTTCATCCAGTTTCCTGAGGATGTGGACACCATCATGCAGGTATATGGTGAAAAAATGCGTGGAATCAATCCAACCCTCACCATGACCAGCCCTCCTCTGGGCTCACCCGAGTACAGGGTAGAAATTGAAGTGACGGCCTATCGCGGTGCCTCCAAAGGCACGATCAAAGAGCTGACCATTACCCCTTGA
- a CDS encoding tyramine oxidase subunit B produces the protein MSTSTKIDFIYLSEQDMVRAGVTDMASCVDTMEEMFSLLHHNDYRMAGANNNSHGSIVVFPENSPFPDMPKPTPDRRFMAMPAYLGGRFRTAGMKWYGSNIENREKGLPRSILMFVLNDADTGAPLAFMSANLLSAYRTGAIPGVGARHLARKDSKVVGILGPGVMARTSLSAFMAVCPQIDTVKVKGRGQKNLNAFLAWLAETFPQITTVQVVETDEAVVRDSDIVTFCGSGAVGDPSTYPTVKRAWVRPGTFLAMPALGNIDQDMESPEIRKVLDHIGLYDAWYEENPKPVHTSVPVVGIRFMDLIAEGRMSRDQLEDLGQIVAGEAPGRRNDEEIIIMSVGGMPVEDVAWGTVVYRNALKQGIGTRLNLWDEPVLR, from the coding sequence ATGAGCACCTCGACGAAGATCGACTTTATCTATCTGTCCGAACAGGACATGGTTCGTGCTGGCGTGACCGATATGGCCAGCTGCGTAGATACGATGGAGGAGATGTTCAGCCTGCTGCACCATAACGACTACCGAATGGCAGGAGCCAACAACAACTCGCACGGGTCCATTGTTGTCTTTCCGGAGAACTCCCCCTTCCCCGACATGCCAAAACCGACCCCTGACCGGCGCTTTATGGCCATGCCCGCCTATTTGGGCGGACGTTTCCGTACGGCGGGGATGAAATGGTACGGCTCCAATATAGAAAACCGGGAAAAGGGGCTGCCACGCTCCATCCTGATGTTTGTGCTCAATGACGCGGACACCGGAGCACCATTGGCATTTATGTCTGCCAACCTGTTGTCCGCCTATCGCACAGGAGCCATTCCAGGTGTCGGTGCGCGTCATCTGGCACGCAAGGACTCCAAGGTGGTCGGCATCCTGGGCCCCGGTGTCATGGCTCGCACCTCCCTGTCTGCCTTTATGGCCGTGTGCCCGCAAATTGACACCGTCAAGGTCAAAGGACGCGGCCAGAAAAACCTGAACGCTTTCCTGGCCTGGCTCGCGGAAACCTTCCCACAGATCACCACGGTCCAGGTTGTGGAGACCGATGAAGCTGTGGTTCGGGACAGTGACATCGTGACCTTCTGTGGTTCGGGAGCGGTTGGCGACCCCTCCACCTATCCCACGGTGAAGCGCGCCTGGGTTCGCCCCGGCACCTTTCTGGCCATGCCCGCGCTAGGCAACATCGATCAGGACATGGAGTCCCCCGAAATTCGCAAGGTTCTGGACCATATCGGTCTATATGACGCCTGGTACGAAGAGAACCCCAAACCCGTCCATACCAGTGTGCCTGTAGTAGGGATTCGCTTCATGGATCTGATCGCTGAAGGCCGCATGTCCCGCGATCAGCTGGAGGATCTGGGCCAGATCGTGGCCGGAGAAGCACCGGGCCGCCGAAACGATGAAGAAATCATCATCATGTCCGTGGGCGGAATGCCGGTTGAAGACGTGGCCTGGGGAACAGTGGTGTATCGCAATGCCCTCAAACAAGGCATTGGTACCCGCCTCAATCTCTGGGACGAACCCGTTCTGCGTTAA